Proteins encoded in a region of the Hippocampus zosterae strain Florida chromosome 11, ASM2543408v3, whole genome shotgun sequence genome:
- the LOC127610380 gene encoding transmembrane protein 121: MVPPPPTNKPHVCLSTILIMSSMALIDAYLVEQNHGPRKIGICIMVMVGDICFLIVLRYVAVWVGAEVRTSKRGYAMILWFLYIFVLEIKVYFVYQNYKADRKSLDALARKALTLLLSICIPVLFVVLVAIDHMEYVRAFKKREEIRNRLFWVVVDLLDILDIQANLWEPQKKGLPLWAEGLMFFYCYILLLVLPCVSLSEISMQGINIVPHKMLLYPILSLVTINVITLFIRGGNMILYRDARVSGILIGKNVLAIILKTCSFVQYRRQLQSAPPAFGVELQKNSLAHARPAPTPPQVVIQDQTPLPEVTTCEHT, encoded by the coding sequence ATGGtacccccacctcccaccaaCAAACCACACGTATGCCTGTCCACCATCCTCATCATGAGCAGCATGGCATTGATTGATGCCTACCTGGTGGAGCAGAACCACGGCCCGCGCAAGATTGGCATCTGCATCATGGTGATGGTGGGAGACATCTGCTTTCTGATTGTCCTGCGCTATGTGGCCGTATGGGTGGGGGCCGAAGTGCGCACGTCCAAGCGGGGGTATGCCATGATCCTTTGGTTCCTCTACATCTTTGTGCTGGAAATCAAGGTCTACTTTGTGTATCAGAACTATAAGGCTGACAGGAAAAGCCTGGACGCTCTTGCCAGGAAGGCACTAACACTGCTGCTCTCCATCTGCATTCCAGTGCTCTTTGTGGTGCTGGTGGCTATTGACCACATGGAGTATGTGCGTGCCTTCAAGAAGCGCGAGGAAATCCGCAATCGTCTcttctgggtggtggtggattTGCTTGACATTCTGGACATTCAGGCCAACCTGTGGGAGCCCCAGAAGAAGGGCCTCCCTCTGTGGGCGGAGGGCTTGATGTTTTTTTACTGCTACATCCTCCTCCTCGTGCTACCCTGTGTGTCTTTGAGTGAAATCAGCATGCAAGGTATCAACATTGTGCCCCATAAGATGCTTCTGTACCCAATCCTCAGCTTAGTGACCATCAACGTCATCACACTCTTTATCCGTGGTGGCAACATGATTTTGTACAGGGATGCAAGGGTGTCGGGGATCCTAATAGGGAAGAACGTACTGGCTATCATTCTAAAGACCTGCAGCTTTGTCCAGTACAGGAGACAGTTGCAGAGTGCCCCACCTGCTTTTGGTGTTGAGCTGCAGAAAAACTCACTTGCCCACGCTCgccctgcccccacccctccgcaAGTCGTTATCCAGGACCAGACACCCTTGCCTGAGGTGACAACATGCGAGCACACGTGA